One Betta splendens chromosome 16, fBetSpl5.4, whole genome shotgun sequence genomic window carries:
- the si:dkeyp-84f3.5 gene encoding zinc finger protein Xfin, with amino-acid sequence MPPAQRQMIMEKQKSLNSAASSQLRGESNTFICTECGDGFSKYSNVLTHMAIHGPLESFSFDGSSNGFEVSREYVLQENGTLIIVNGLVQSLSSVTPVSPEVLPSNFPSPIKPASPNLTPQPTSQREVLRSRPSEFNLDKSRQGHYHCEICSRSFNNLQSLHRHQQYRNTERGYKCTLCCKIFEGRQDLRRHLEDHANERFHCCSHCGKRFLKLDALNSHQKENHLSSMTLSKSETTSERLFDKVYPCKKCSLNFFWMSDFQTHSLYHCKGKEPDAILESEMEIEENSKYIENTTLENCHSNGSYVEPENGNSKIIENNRCEIVTDTCFTPYRCGLCGDRFQKLTALKEHHLTHQTQEEIDQLHLESEKTLKRRIPPRGKRRRGSNPNGKLHPCKHCHRVFNHSSSLSRHMRYHKGTMHKCGFCGRQFPQRCDLRRHLAMYHKAELEKKPGLKLLYLAPKKRRNSSSLNGEKCPSSPDEKTNSSSDKKLSSTAQEPQGKPSGKVGRVNYKCQACGKRFGLLCVYQRHLRYHKKEPSKCPQCPAQFRNSSSLELHLQNHLNTEDADDAGQMSQSTGANEDPLLELGNMKNIQDDYLDHTQNDKGTSSEILYECSECTETFSCLEIFLQHQTSHGSENK; translated from the coding sequence ATGCCGCCTGCACAACGACAAATGATCATGGAAAAGCAAAAATCATTGAATAGTGCTGCTTCATCACAATTGCGTGGGGAatcaaatacattcatctgtaCAGAGTGTGGCGATGGCTTCAGTAAGTACTCAAATGTGTTGACCCACATGGCCATTCACGGACCTTTAGAGTCATTTTCCTTTGATGGCTCATCTAATGGCTTTGAAGTCTCTCGAGAATATGTGCTACAAGAAAATGGCACCCTTATAATTGTGAATGGCTTGGTGCAGTCACTTTCTTCAGTGACACCAGTATCTCCTGAAGTTCTCCCTTCAAATTTCCCATCCCCTATTAAGCCTGCGTCTCCAAACCTAACACCACAACCTACTTCTCAGAGAGAGGTGTTGAGGTCAAGGCCATCAGAATTTAACTTGGACAAGTCTCGTCAGGGTCATTATCATTGTGAAATATGTAGCAGGTCGTTTAACAACCTGCAGAGCTTACATCGTCACCAGCAGTATCGAAACACAGAGCGTGGATACAAGTGTACGTTGTGCTGTAAGATCTTTGAAGGTAGACAGGACTTGAGGAGACATCTTGAAGACCATGCTAATGAGAGGTTTCATTGCTGTAGTCATTGTGGCAAGCGATTCCTTAAACTTGATGCTCTCAATAGTCATCAAAAAGAAAATCACCTGTCCTCCATGACTTTGAGTAAATCAGAGACAACGTCAGAGAGACTTTTTGACAAAGTGTACCCTTGTAAGAAGTGCAGTTTAAATTTCTTCTGGATGTCAGATTTTCAGACTCATTCATTGTACCATTGCAAAGGAAAAGAGCCTGACGCAATCCTTGAATCAGAAATGGAAATTGAAGAGAACTCTAAGTACATAGAGAACACCACACTTGAAAACTGCCACAGCAATGGCTCATATGTAGAGCCTGAGAATGGGAATAGTAAAATCATTGAGAACAATAGATGTGAGATTGTTACAGATACTTGTTTCACTCCATACAGATGTGGTTTGTGTGGGGATCGTTTCCAAAAGTTAACAGCTCTAAAGGAGCATCACCTAACACATCAGACTCAGGAGGAAATTGATCAGTTGCATTTAGAATCTGAAAAAACATTAAAGCGAAGAATACCCCCTAGAGGCAAGCGTAGGAGAGGCAGTAATCCAAATGGTAAACTACATCCTTGTAAACATTGCCATCGTGTTTTTAACCATTCGAGTAGTTTATCTCGACACATGAGATACCATAAGGGTACTATGCACAAATGTGGGTTTTGTGGTAGGCAATTCCCACAGCGCTGTGATTTGAGAAGGCATCTTGCTATGTACCACAAAGCTGAGTTAGAAAAAAAACCAGGTTTAAAACTCTTGTATTTAGCGCCAAAGAAGCGGCGTAATTCCAGTTCTCTTAATGGTGAAAAATGTCCAAGCTCTCCTGATGAGAAAACCAACAGCTCTTCTGATAAAAAACTATCATCAACAGCGCAGGAGCCGCAAGGAAAGCCATCAGGAAAAGTAGGCCGGGTTAACTACAAGTGTCAGGCATGTGGAAAGAGATTTGGGCTGTTATGTGTGTACCAGCGACACCTGCGATATCATAAAAAGGAACCTTCCAAGTGCCCCCAATGTCCAGCTCAGTTCAGGAATTCTTCCTCCCTTGAGCTCCACCTTCAAAATCACTTAAACACTGAAGATGCAGATGATGCAGGACAAATGTCTCAGTCTACTGGTGCTAATGAGGACCCTCTATTAGAATTGGGCAATATGAAGAACATTCAGGACGACTATTTGGACCACACTCAGAATGACAAGGGAACTTCTTCTGAGATACTTTATGAATGCAGTGAGTGCACAGAGACATTTTCTTGCTTGGAGATATTTCTtcaacaccagacttctcatgGCTCAGAAAATAAGTGA